Sequence from the Tolypothrix sp. NIES-4075 genome:
GATTATAGAAACAGCGTGGCGAGTAAAAGCAGCAGGAGCGATGTTTTTACGAGGAGGAGCCTACAAACCCCGGACTTCACCTTATGCTTTCCAGGGTCATGGTGAGAGTGCTTTAGGCTTATTAGCCAGAGCTAGAGACGCTACAGGTTTAGGGATTGTCACCGAAGTCATGGATACAGCTGACTTAGAGAAGGTTGCACAAGTGGCGGATGTGGTGCAAATTGGTGCTCGCAATATGCAGAATTTCTCGCTATTGAAAAAGGTGGGTGTCACAGGTAAACCGATTCTTCTTAAACGCGGACTTGGAGCTACGATTGAAGAATGGTTGATGGCAGCTGAGTATATTTTGGCAGCAGGCAATCCAAATGTGATTTTGTGTGAGCGGGGAATTCGCACCTTTGACCGACAGTACACCCGCAATACCCTTGATATATCTGCGATCCCTGTTTTGCGATCACTGACTCACTTGCCGATCATGATTGACCCCAGTCACGCCACTGGCAAATCAGAGTTTGTGCCAACTATGGCAATGGCAGCGATCGCGGCGGGTGTAGATTCAGTGATGATTGAAGTACATCCAAACCCAGCTAAGGCACTTTCAGATGGTCCTCAGTCTCTAACACTGGAACGATATGAGAGGCTAATGCAGGAAATGGCTGTCATTGGCAAAGCCGTGGGTCGGTGGTTGCAAGCACCACAAGTAACTGCAAAGCTTGAAAATATTCATTTGCAAGACTCTACTTCCTTAGTTTCTGCCCCCTAACAGGTGCATGAAAAATTCAATCCTCTCTGTAAATAACTACCGCGAATTGGAAGGAAATCTAGATGAGTACAACATCATTACCAGACAATAGAGATACTGTTCTTCCATTACCTTTACCTTTTGTTAGAGATTCACATGCATCCATAGTTGTAGGTGAGCAAGACCTGACAATAGACGACGTAGTCAGGGTAGCACGTCATGACGCACGGATACGTTTAACAGATAGGGATGACATCTTGCAGGGCGTTCAAGCATCTTGTGCTTACATTGCCAATGCTGTCGAAAAGGCACAGCCAATTTACGGAGTTACATCTGGCTTTGGCGGTATGGCTAACATCTCCATCTCACCTGAATATGCAACTGAATTGCAGAATAACCTGATTTGGTATCACAAAGTTGGGGCAGGACAAAAGTTACTTAGCTCAGATGTACGTGCAGCAATGCTCTTGCGTGCTGCCTCACACTTGCATGGTGCATCTGGTATCAGGCTCGAACTCATCGAACGGATGATGACGTTCTTGAATAATGGCGTCACACCGTATGTGTATGAATTTGGCTCTATCGGTGCCAGTGGTGATCTCACGCCTTTGTCTTACATAATAGGTGCACTGATTGGTCATAATGCTAACTACACCGTTGATTTCAGAGGCGAAGAGATTGATGCCCCAACAGCACTAAGTCGGCTTGGTTTGCCACAGATGCAATTGCTGCCTAAAGAAGGGTTGGCAATGATGAATGGTACTTCAGTGATGACAGGAATTGCTGCTTTATGCGTACATGATGCTAAAGTTTTATTAGCGCTTTCTATGGGTGTCCACGCCCTATTCATTCAGGGTTTAAACGGAACAAATCAATCTTTCCACCCATTTATTCATAAACGCAAACCACATTTTGGTCAAAAATGGGCAGCAGCTCATATGCTCAACCTTCTTGCAAGTTCGCACTTAATCCGCAACGAGTTAGATGGCTCTCACGACTATCGCGACAAAGAACCAATACAAGACCGTTATTCACTCCGGTGTTTGCCACAGTACATGGGACCTATCGTTGATGGATTAGTGCAGATTACCAAGCAGATTGAGATTGAAATTAACTCAGTTACCGACAATCCACTGATTGATGTTGAAAACAATGCCAGCTATCACGGGGGCAATTTCCTTGGACAGTATGTAGGTACTAGCATGGATCACCTACGCTACTATATGGGGTTGTTGGCTAAGCATTTAGATGTGCAAATCGCGCTCTTAGTCGCACCAGAATTTAACAACGGGTTGCCACCGTCTTTAGTCGGCAATCAAAAGCGAATTGTCAACATGGGACTCAAGGCTCTACAAATAACTGGAAATTCGCTCATGCCACTGTTGACTTTCTATGGTAACTCGGTAGTCAATCACTTTCCAACCCATGCTGAACAATTTAACCAAAACATCAACAGCCAAGGGTTCAATTCGGCAACTCTTGCACGACGCGCACTTGAAATCTTTCAGCAATACATGGCGATCGCGCTGATGTTTGGGGTACAAGCTGTTGACCTACGGACTTATGTAATGACCGGTCATTACGATGCACAAGCAACTTTATCGCCTACATCTGCGAATTTGTACACAGCTGTGCGCGAAGTTGTAGGACAGCCACCAGATAAGAATCAATCGTACATCTGGAACGATAACGACCAACCTTTAGACAAACATATTGCACTGATCGCAGCTGATATTGCTGCTGGTGGTCAAATTGTGCAAGCAATTAATGGTTTGTTGTCCAACTTAAAGTGAATTGGCAAAAATTATGAATATTGCACACAATATAGAGCGCGGTCGTCAATTTTTTCCGAATAAAAAAGCTCTCATTTTCGACGAAAAATCTTTTACTTACAAAGAACTTGATGAGATGGTTAATCGCGTTGCCAATACCTTGTCCGGATTGGGTATTGAACGCGGACAACGAGTGGCAATATTTTTGCCAAATACTCCGGAATTTGTGATTTCTTATCTTGGCATTTTAAAAATTGGTGCCATAGCAGTCTCATTAAATGTTATGCTTAAAAAGAGTGAAGTCAAATTCATTCTTAATGACTGCTGTGCAAAAGGATTAATTACAACAGATTCTCTCAGCGAAAATGTGCTTGATTCAGAATTACCTGAACTCAAACATATTTTGATTGCAGTAGGTGAAGCCAGAAAGGGAATGAGTCTAGAGCAACTGCTGTCTTGTGCTTCACCTAACGCTCGTGCCATTGAAATGGAGCGCGACGAACCTGCTGCCATTGTTTACACTTCAGGCACAACAGGATTTCCCAAGGGTGCTACACTGTCCCACGGTAATGTGATTTCAAACATTTACTCCAAAAACCGCTGTTGCAGGATGCAGCCTGAGGACCGATTACTGCTTTACGTGCCCTTATTTCATTGCTTTGGTCAAAACGCGATTCTCAATGCCGGACTCAACGCTTGTGCAACAATCATTCTGCAACGCCGTTTTGAGTTGGAGCAAGTACTAAAAAGCATCACTACTCATGGTGTCACTATGTTCTTTGGGGTGCCGACAGTTTTCATAAGATTGCTTGATACAGATATGTCCGGCTTTGATCTAGATTCAGTACGCTATTACTTTACAGCCGCAGCACCTATGCCGATGGAAATTGTGCAAAGGTGGCACTCAAAACACGGTTATGTGATTCATGAAGGGTACGGTCTTACCGAAACATCTCCCTTTGCCTGTTATAACCACGACTTGAGATACAAACTTGGGTCTATTGGTACTCCCATTGAGAATGTGGAAATGAAAATTGTTAATGTTGATGGTGAGTCGGTACAGCCAGGGGAAGTTGGCGAGATAGTTGTTCGTGGTCCAAACGTCATGCTTGGTTATTGGAATCGCCCCTTGGAAACTGCTCAAGTTATCAAAAATGGTTGGTTTCATACCGGAGACATTGGTCGGATGGATGAAGATGGCTATTTTTACATCGTTGACCGCTTGAAAGACATGATTAATGTGTCTGGATTTAAGGTGTATCCAACTGAAGTCGAGAATGTCATTTATCTGCATCCAGCAGTTGCTGAGTGTGCTGTCTACGGCGTTCCCGACCCAGTAAAAGGTGAGATAGTTAAGGCAAACATCCTCCTCAAACCAGGTGAAGCAATTACAAAAGAACAGATCATTGCCTTCTGTTCTGAGAAGATGGCAGCTTATAAAATTCCACATACTGTTGAGTTTATCGATTCGCTTCCGAAAAACGGAACTGGTAAAGTTCTTAAGAAACTTCTACGTGAAGAGGCTAAGCAAGGTTTTCGCTCAACCAAGATCACCCCTCGTTAAGTGGATTTACTCTTTACCATATCACTGACAAACTTCAGGAAGTTAATATGAGCCAAACTGCGTCTTTCACCATTAAAAAACCGAGAACAAATGTACAGCCACTGTGGAATATTATCTATGGTGATATCTTAAAAAAAGTCGTCCTTATTGCTCATGACCTCAAGCTTTTCTCTCTTCTTGCTGCACAACCGCGCACCTTTGCAGAAATCTGTAGCCTGCTCTCAATTGATCCCCGTCCGGCTCAAGCCCTCTTAGCGGTACTTGCATCTGTTGAACTGGTGCAAGTAAAATGTGACTGTTATTCACTCACCCTGCTTGCAGAAGACTATCTTCTCGAAAGCAGCCTCACGTATTTCGGCTACATTTTAGATGGGATGATTGCCCAAGATAATCTGTACTCGTTCGAGACCATAAAAAAGGCGGTTCTTAGCAATTCACCCCAGGTTTACGGTCACGGCGAACTCTTCAAGTCACATCAAGAGCAGGAAGACCTTACACGTACTTTCACTTACACTATGCATAGTGGTAGTATGGCATCTGCATTACTTTGGCCAGACGTCATTGATCTGTCAGGGCACAGATTGCTGCTTGACATTGGCGGAGGTTCAGGTGCTCATGCCATTGGGGCGACGTTAAGATGGTCAAACTTGCAAGCCATTATCCTTGACCTACCTCTGGTATGTGAGGTAGCACAAGAGTTTGTGACGCGTTATGGCTTGCAGAATCGTATCAATACCCACATGAGTGATATGTGGAACGACCCCTTTCCAGAAGCTGATCTCCACTTTTATGGTTGTATTTATCACGATTGGTCATTAGAGAAGTGCCGTTTTCTTACCCAGAAAAGCTTTGAGAGCTTGGAATCTGGAGGTCGCATTATCATTCACGAAGTGCTTTATAATGACCTCAAAACTGGTCCCTCTATGGCTGCTGCTACTGATGTTGGTATGCTCTTGTGGACAGAAGGTCAGCAATATTCAGGTCATGAATTGTTAGTGATGCTGATGGAAGCTGGTTTCACTGACGTTCAAGTCAAATCTAACTTTGGTTACTACAGTATAGTCACTGGTCGTAAACCGTGACCAAGTTTATTCTCTGGAAGAGGCTTTATCTGATCCACGGCTGAAGTAAGTAGCTTTTCGTCAGCAGAATTCGCACAGCTATATTTGCCAGCACAACAATACACAATTGTGAGTGCTTGTCAAGGTTCACGCATTTAATTGGTGCATTATGAGCGCTAAAATCCATACTCAAAACGCGAGTACGGCTGAACAGTTGGAACGAGATACAGATGCGGAACTTGCGTCATCTGAATCTCCTAATTCTTCACTATCAAAGTCACCCGTACGTCGTTCACCTCTAGTAGATAATCAGCCCAACTCCTGCTCGGACAGTATGCCGAGTTCCAGCAGCCAGGAATCTGCACAGCTTTCGGTCGCCGAGGCTGTGGTCGAGATGCTGCAAAATATGGGAGTCGTTCATGCATTCGGCGTTTCGGGAGGCGGGGTGGCACCTCTATGGACAGTGCTGGAGCGTAGCCCGATCCAAGTTTTTCACTTTCGCCATGAAGCAGGAGCAGCCTTTGCAGCTACTGAGTCTTATCTTGCAAGTGGTCGCCCCGTACTCGTGTTCACCACGACTGGTCCTGGTCTTACCAATGCACTGACTGGTTTGTTCGCGGCACGCTCAGAGGGAGCAAAGGTAATTTTGCTGTCGGGTTATACTCCGGTAGCACAACGTGGACGGTGGGCTTTACAAGAAACCAGCAGCTATACAATGCCTATCTCAGGTCTTTTTACTTCAGGTTCGCTGTTCCATTATGCTACCATATTAGAGAGCGATGCCGAACTGCCGGAGATAGCTCGTAGGCTTTCTATCGGTTTAGGACAACTTGGTGGCTTCGTGGCTCACATTAGTATCCCAACAGGGATTCAGGGTAGCCCAAACAAGATATCGGTGCCACAAGTGGCTTTCTCTCGAACTATTGCAACTGTTAGTAACGAAGCGATCGCCAAATGTGTACAGTTGCTCAATGAAGGACCTTTTGCAATTTGGGTTGGCTTCGGTGCGCGGTATGCTGCTCAGGAAATTCGTCAGCTTGCTGAAAAAACAGGTGCAGCGGTCATGTGTTCCCCGCGTAGCAAAGGAATTTTTCCCGAAGATCATCCTCAGTTTATAGGTGTCACAGGCTTTGCTGGACATCCGTCCGTTCTGACCTATATGCAGGTGCAATGTCCTCAGCACGTGCTAGTGCTGGGAACGCGTCTGGGAGAATTCACTTCGTTCTGGCGACCCGATATGGTTCCCTCACGAGGGTTTATCCACGTTGATATTGATCCAGAAGTGCCTGGAACCGCCTATCCATCTGCTGAAACCTTTGCTATCCATTCTGATGTGGGAATGTTTGTCAAGGCGTTGCTGGAGGATATACCAAAACGTCGTGAGGGGTCAGAAGTTTTGTCGCTACCTCGTCCACACCATGAGATTATCAATCCCAGCCCAGAGAGGCTAGTGCGCCCTGAGGTACTGATGGATGCCATTCAACGGGTAATTGTTGAAGGCAGTGATGCTTTGGTCATGGCTGAGGGAGGGAACTCATTTGCTTGGGCAATTCACCTGCTAAAATTTATACAACCAGATCGTTTTCGGATCAGTACTTATTTTGCATCTATGGGCCATTTTGTCACAGGTGTTGTGGGTGGTGCCTTGGGACATAATGGTAAGGCTGTCGCCATTGTCGGAGATGGAGCCATGCTAATGAACAACGAAGTCAGCACAGCTGTTAAATTCCGGATTCCTGCTGTTTGGATCGTACTTAATGATGCACGTTACAATATGTGCGACCAGGGCAATACGGCACAAGGACTGATCGGCGTGGATACAGAAATTCCGCGTAGTGACTTTGTAAAAATTGCCACCGGAATGGGAGCCTGCGGCATTCGTGTGGAGAAAGAATCCGGTCTAGAAGCAGCGTTAGAGATGGCACTTGCTTCAAAAGCCCCATTCGTGGTTGACATCCAGATCGATCCGACCAGACCAGCGCCGATTGGCGGTCGCATTCAGGGTTTGATCTCGCAAAGAACACAAGAACTACAGAATTAAAAGGAGAGACACCACAATGTTTCAACCAGTAGGTATTCACTCACTTGCAGTTAGCTTTCCTAGCGTCATCCGTACCAATGATTATTACAGAGAAAATTACCCCGAGTTAATTGCTCAGGTCGAGCAAAAAACATTATCCAAGGTATTTTCACCAGCAGATTCCACTACTAGTAATGAATTTGAAGTAGAGATGGCACCCTATCTTCAAGATCCTTTTCGCGGCAGCGTTGAGCGACGGGTGCTTGGTCCAGGTGAGACATCCTTAACACTTTCTTGTCGTGCTGCTAAGAACGCCCTTGAGGCAGCAAATCTTTCTGTCAACAAAATAGATTTGATGCTCGTTGCCACAATTTTTCCTGAGCAAATTGTACCTGGCAATGCTGCCTTTATTGCTGGTGAACTCGGATTTCAGGGTGCTGCATGGAATCTTGATTCCACCTGCTCAAGTGCTGTAGCTGCTATCCAGAGCGCTAGTGCGCTAGTACGTGCTGGAGAGTACCGCAATGTGCTAGTAGTTATCTGTACTAACTACTCTCCCTTTGCTGACGAAAACGATACTCTCTCGTTTTTCTTAGGTGACGGAGCAGGAGCCTTTGTAGTTAGCTCTCTCAAAACCAACCAGGGTGTCCTTGGCACAAAAATTGTAAATACAGCCTCAACGTGTGGGACTTTCTTTAATCAACTGACAACGGACGCTCAGGGTAACCCACGGATGTATATCCGGGCAGCTAAAGGTACGAATAAAGTGCTCAGTGAAACTGCCGCCCCGCTCCTCCGGCAATGCTGTATGGGTGCGCTAGAAGTCGCTGGCGTAACTCTTGATGAAATTAACTTTTTTGCCTTCAATACGCCTACTGCCTGGTATGCCAGCCTTTGTATCCAGGCACTGGGTATCGATCCTGAACGCACAATTGATCTCCACAAACGTTATGCCAACATTGGACCGATGCTCCCACTCGCAAATTTGTATCACGGTGCGGAATCAGGCAAGATTCGTGAAAATGACTTGGTTCTGGTTTACAACATTGGTTCGGTATCCAACGCTGGAGCGACTGTGATGCGCTGGGGTGATGTTGCACTAGGTCCGGCTCCTGCACCTCCAGTAAGCTTTGATTTACAAGCGGATAAGGTTTTCTCTCTTCGCTAAATGGCACTTTCAAGTCAACTTTGTGTAATTTATTCTTGTAGCTTTATTCACTGTTGACCGTCAATAGTCAGCACAGGATGAAGTACTTTCGGTAGCAGTCTTTTACTGTGGCAAAAGCAAAAACAAGCGTTATCTAGAAAAATACTGTCATGGCACATCAAATAAAAGATATGTCTTCTCAACCCATAATTGTTGTTAGCGGTGCAACCGGAACAACTGGTAAATATCTAGTTAGACTACTTTCTCAAGTCAAGGATGTTAAAGTACGTGCCGCAGTCCACTCTCTGAAAAAAGCTAGAGAACTACCTGAGAATGTGGAAGTTGTTCAGATGGATTATGCTCAACCAGAAACGGTGGTGTCCGCTTTTGCAGGTGCTACTAAGCTTTATCTCTTGCCTCCTAGCGATGCAGATCATGATCGGTCTAAGATAGCACCTATAATGATGGAAGCGGCAAAGAAAATAGGAATCCAATATATTGTT
This genomic interval carries:
- a CDS encoding HAL/PAL/TAL family ammonia-lyase, whose product is MSTTSLPDNRDTVLPLPLPFVRDSHASIVVGEQDLTIDDVVRVARHDARIRLTDRDDILQGVQASCAYIANAVEKAQPIYGVTSGFGGMANISISPEYATELQNNLIWYHKVGAGQKLLSSDVRAAMLLRAASHLHGASGIRLELIERMMTFLNNGVTPYVYEFGSIGASGDLTPLSYIIGALIGHNANYTVDFRGEEIDAPTALSRLGLPQMQLLPKEGLAMMNGTSVMTGIAALCVHDAKVLLALSMGVHALFIQGLNGTNQSFHPFIHKRKPHFGQKWAAAHMLNLLASSHLIRNELDGSHDYRDKEPIQDRYSLRCLPQYMGPIVDGLVQITKQIEIEINSVTDNPLIDVENNASYHGGNFLGQYVGTSMDHLRYYMGLLAKHLDVQIALLVAPEFNNGLPPSLVGNQKRIVNMGLKALQITGNSLMPLLTFYGNSVVNHFPTHAEQFNQNINSQGFNSATLARRALEIFQQYMAIALMFGVQAVDLRTYVMTGHYDAQATLSPTSANLYTAVREVVGQPPDKNQSYIWNDNDQPLDKHIALIAADIAAGGQIVQAINGLLSNLK
- a CDS encoding 3-oxoacyl-ACP synthase III family protein gives rise to the protein MFQPVGIHSLAVSFPSVIRTNDYYRENYPELIAQVEQKTLSKVFSPADSTTSNEFEVEMAPYLQDPFRGSVERRVLGPGETSLTLSCRAAKNALEAANLSVNKIDLMLVATIFPEQIVPGNAAFIAGELGFQGAAWNLDSTCSSAVAAIQSASALVRAGEYRNVLVVICTNYSPFADENDTLSFFLGDGAGAFVVSSLKTNQGVLGTKIVNTASTCGTFFNQLTTDAQGNPRMYIRAAKGTNKVLSETAAPLLRQCCMGALEVAGVTLDEINFFAFNTPTAWYASLCIQALGIDPERTIDLHKRYANIGPMLPLANLYHGAESGKIRENDLVLVYNIGSVSNAGATVMRWGDVALGPAPAPPVSFDLQADKVFSLR
- a CDS encoding methyltransferase, giving the protein MSQTASFTIKKPRTNVQPLWNIIYGDILKKVVLIAHDLKLFSLLAAQPRTFAEICSLLSIDPRPAQALLAVLASVELVQVKCDCYSLTLLAEDYLLESSLTYFGYILDGMIAQDNLYSFETIKKAVLSNSPQVYGHGELFKSHQEQEDLTRTFTYTMHSGSMASALLWPDVIDLSGHRLLLDIGGGSGAHAIGATLRWSNLQAIILDLPLVCEVAQEFVTRYGLQNRINTHMSDMWNDPFPEADLHFYGCIYHDWSLEKCRFLTQKSFESLESGGRIIIHEVLYNDLKTGPSMAAATDVGMLLWTEGQQYSGHELLVMLMEAGFTDVQVKSNFGYYSIVTGRKP
- a CDS encoding class I adenylate-forming enzyme family protein; the encoded protein is MNIAHNIERGRQFFPNKKALIFDEKSFTYKELDEMVNRVANTLSGLGIERGQRVAIFLPNTPEFVISYLGILKIGAIAVSLNVMLKKSEVKFILNDCCAKGLITTDSLSENVLDSELPELKHILIAVGEARKGMSLEQLLSCASPNARAIEMERDEPAAIVYTSGTTGFPKGATLSHGNVISNIYSKNRCCRMQPEDRLLLYVPLFHCFGQNAILNAGLNACATIILQRRFELEQVLKSITTHGVTMFFGVPTVFIRLLDTDMSGFDLDSVRYYFTAAAPMPMEIVQRWHSKHGYVIHEGYGLTETSPFACYNHDLRYKLGSIGTPIENVEMKIVNVDGESVQPGEVGEIVVRGPNVMLGYWNRPLETAQVIKNGWFHTGDIGRMDEDGYFYIVDRLKDMINVSGFKVYPTEVENVIYLHPAVAECAVYGVPDPVKGEIVKANILLKPGEAITKEQIIAFCSEKMAAYKIPHTVEFIDSLPKNGTGKVLKKLLREEAKQGFRSTKITPR
- a CDS encoding ScyA-related TPP-binding enzyme, encoding MSAKIHTQNASTAEQLERDTDAELASSESPNSSLSKSPVRRSPLVDNQPNSCSDSMPSSSSQESAQLSVAEAVVEMLQNMGVVHAFGVSGGGVAPLWTVLERSPIQVFHFRHEAGAAFAATESYLASGRPVLVFTTTGPGLTNALTGLFAARSEGAKVILLSGYTPVAQRGRWALQETSSYTMPISGLFTSGSLFHYATILESDAELPEIARRLSIGLGQLGGFVAHISIPTGIQGSPNKISVPQVAFSRTIATVSNEAIAKCVQLLNEGPFAIWVGFGARYAAQEIRQLAEKTGAAVMCSPRSKGIFPEDHPQFIGVTGFAGHPSVLTYMQVQCPQHVLVLGTRLGEFTSFWRPDMVPSRGFIHVDIDPEVPGTAYPSAETFAIHSDVGMFVKALLEDIPKRREGSEVLSLPRPHHEIINPSPERLVRPEVLMDAIQRVIVEGSDALVMAEGGNSFAWAIHLLKFIQPDRFRISTYFASMGHFVTGVVGGALGHNGKAVAIVGDGAMLMNNEVSTAVKFRIPAVWIVLNDARYNMCDQGNTAQGLIGVDTEIPRSDFVKIATGMGACGIRVEKESGLEAALEMALASKAPFVVDIQIDPTRPAPIGGRIQGLISQRTQELQN
- the aroF gene encoding 3-deoxy-7-phosphoheptulonate synthase; amino-acid sequence: MIIIMKIGSPSTEIERVSKELLSWNITPEKSVGNHKVVIGLVGDTAEIDPRQIQNLSPFIEQVLRVKKPFKRASKEFRNGEPSEVVIQIPSGSVTFGQNHPLVIVAGPCSVENEEMIIETAWRVKAAGAMFLRGGAYKPRTSPYAFQGHGESALGLLARARDATGLGIVTEVMDTADLEKVAQVADVVQIGARNMQNFSLLKKVGVTGKPILLKRGLGATIEEWLMAAEYILAAGNPNVILCERGIRTFDRQYTRNTLDISAIPVLRSLTHLPIMIDPSHATGKSEFVPTMAMAAIAAGVDSVMIEVHPNPAKALSDGPQSLTLERYERLMQEMAVIGKAVGRWLQAPQVTAKLENIHLQDSTSLVSAP